In Setaria italica strain Yugu1 chromosome I, Setaria_italica_v2.0, whole genome shotgun sequence, the genomic window GTGGATGAATAGTAGCTCGTCAGAAGGAGCCGGAGTCAGAAGGAGCTCCACCAAACTGACCCTTCACGTTCGTGCCGTGCTCTAAAATCAATAACTTCCATTAATATTCCTTCTACGTTGAAGTAGCTGCGGTTAGCAGTTAGCACTACGAACTTTGGCTCACTGTGCTGTTGTTTGGTTGACAACATGAACTCGAGCTACAGCCCCAACCTAAAGCTATACTATGCTATTCTCAAAGGATTTTGTAGAACGGCTTTTAAGACTACCACAGTCAATTAAATTGATTCATGTTGAAGAATAAAGTGAATCCTCTGATGCACAGTTTCGTATCACCATATTATAGGCAATGCATGAAATTTAGATGTGATGTACAGAGTTGGATAGAGCTAGCGGAAAAACTCGAGGCTCATGAGCCGACTCGGCTCGTTTGTAGTAGGGGTGGAGCTGCCTTAGCTCGTTGGGGTCGCTGTACCCGACGAAATCTGCAACTTACATGTAAAATAACGTTCCTCTCTATAGGTGACCCCATTGTTGCAATAGAGCCAACCCCAGTGGCTCGATCGTTAGGATTCGCTCAGCTTAGCTCGACCTCTTAAACAAACTGAGCCAAGCCTCGATTTTAACTAATCAAGGTAGTGGATTGTGAATCCATCATGCATGGGTTCAATTCCCGTCGTTCGCCCATCGCATTATTGCAAATTCCAAAAATGCAATTTTACATATTCGTAGTTACGTACTCTCTCCATTCTTTTTTGATAGTCCTATTTACAGAATTTTCTCTTTGGATAGTCCTATTTAAGTTGCTTTCTTGGGTTTGACACGGGTGTGCAAAGTAACTCGTCTAGAAGAATAATTGTTGCATGTATATGATGGCATTGATACCGAGGTGCATGTATATGATAACAAGGAGTACATAATGACATGATTCATTAGATGATAAGCAGGATTCATTCTCCTTGGTCATTGTGTCAATGTGAAATAGATCTatcaaatggagggagtacttactTACGGAGACGAAAATAATcactatattttttattttttttctttcctagTTCTTCTTCCAAGGGCAAGATAACCCCCAAAGGGGTGTGGGTTTTTTCCTACCAATGTGAGCTTTCCCTTCACCGCGCCTGTGGGATGGTCCAAAGGGTTCATCACTACCCGTTTCTTATTGAGCCAGCTCGTGAACTGCTGGTGAGGTGTTCGATTAGCTCATTAGGCTTGATAAATATAATGATATCAAACTACTTCGGTGGCCATGTAGGTTGCCTTGATGACCTTTTTATATTTTAGTTGCATCCATCTAGATCATCCACCACCTTTTGCATGGTGTAAGCTCTCCCTGCCACGTGAACATCAGCATGCTTTCGTAACGCTATGAGCAAGGTAGATCATTCTCATATATTCGATTTTATATCTGACTTTTTTCTACATTACATAAAACCATGTTTCCATTTTTTACTATACTTTACATAAAAAGTTCATTTAAATTGCAATTTTGAACTTTTTCCCCGTAAGAATCAACTCCTAAATTTTAAATACATGATGTGCAACAAAAATGAGCGGCAACAAAGgggtgtttgttttttttccaaactaAAGTTGCtgttacatcgaatatttagatactaattagaaatattaaatatagactaattataaaaccaattgcacagatggaggctaattcgcaagtaattagtccatgatttgacaatgtgatgctacagtaaacatgtgttaatcatgaattaattaggcttaatagattcgtctcgtgaattagcctcatcattagttttataatcaactcatatttaattcttcgAAGATTTAATGAGATATGAACCAGACTTTCAGCTAAAGCTCAAGGATCAAAAACCCGCAAAGACAGCTTTGACGCACCTGTCTACCTTCGATACAACCAGCAATCAGGCCGGCAGTAACAGATGTAGACGACGCACTGGCAGTATCGCAGGGCTACCTTCCGATACAGTGGAGCGGAGGGAACGCAGGTTCAGGCGCAGCGTCGCATTGCATCGCGTTGGGAAGGATAATCTAATAATAATTGCAGGCACGGACATGGTCGGCGATGATGTCAGCAGAATCCAGCGGGTAGATCTCTGACGGATGAGCCATTAAAACGGTGGgaccggagcggaggaggagaagcaacaGAAGGTGAGCAGGGAGGGAGGGCCCCACCCCTGACTGCCTGACCTCATGCACAGCAAGCTAGCCTGCCAACCTGTATGTCATGAACCATGGTGACTGCCTAGTATCAGTAGCTTGCACCAGTAGCCCTGGCTGGTTCTACATGGTCTCTGCCCTTCAGATTACTGTATCCTTTGCTTGCTAATCAAAGATTAACTGAAGGAAGGAGGTCAGCAAATCTGTATGTCATGAACCATGGTGGTCGGTGATAGCAGAGTGTAGTTACCAGGCCCCACTCACATCCTGTGCAATTTCTCAACTACCATAACACATAACAGGACATACTACAGATTAGGGAAGAAGATAAAATCAGCTTCCAGATTAActtcttttctgaaatttattttttcataaTTCGAATTTGTAACCATTGGAATTCGAAGAGAGAGATAGACACAAAGTTATTGGGAGAGAGATAAACTCAAAGTAAAGTTTTCATGGGATCCAACCTCATGTTGGGTGTTTTCCAAAATTCTTGTGAATTCATGTATCCTGTACAAAATCTAAGAAATCTTTTAGGGTGCAATACTTTATTTCATATGGTTGCCCAAAAATTCCTAAAGAATTGTAACCTTTTAAAATTCCTATAGGAAACTCAGAGATCTTGCACAAACGGCCGGACTGTAGGGGAAGGAATGAAGAGGGGCTCGAAACGGTAGAAAGGTGAAAACAATCGAAGGACCTGTAGAGCATTTTCGTTTTCACGGACCTTTTCTAGATCGAGCGGGGATTTCCGTGCTTTGGTGTGATTGTGTTTTGTGTACGCATGGCATTTTGGGCCTGTAGCTGCACCTGCACTGCACATGGAGGTAATCCACTGCAAGAAGGCGTATGACCTCCATGGCAGTAGCCTATGGGTCCTAGCCTGTCCTACCCCCTAGTCACTGCACTGCTCCCTAGCTACCTGTGCCAGGGCTGGTTCCTGCACCTGCACACATTTTTACATTATTACCGCCTTTCTACACCACCAGTCATTCTCTTTTTCACTGCAGgacttgtttagttgctaaaatttgAAGTGTCTAAATATTACtgtaccagcactgtagcacactatagcgtttcatttgtatttgtaaattattgttcaaacattgactaattaggctcaaaagattcatcttgcaaagtacaacaaaactgtgcaattaatttttaatttcatctacatttagtacttcgtgcatgtaccgcaagtttgatgtgatgggaaatcttctttttacatagtatTAAAGTTTTGGGAGTTGGGGTCAACTAAACAAGGGCCTTAACAAGGGCCTTGACAAACAAATTGTTATACACTGTACTTGTTTCGTGATGAGACTGATCATTGGTCATACATCCTTTGTGTGTCATGTGGACAGTAATGACGTTGCCTGCAGCACAACAGAGATTTGGAATGAATAAACAAGCCACCACCGAATTCATTCTTCACGATGACTACGCCCTGCTTCAGAATGGTGCAGCTGACAGTGGTCTCAGGCTTATTCACGCACTGCTGCAGCCTGCACTCAATTCATATATGCACTGTACTCAAGTAACCATAATGCAAAGGCACGTGAGGTTTGCAGATCCAAGTTAAACCGCGCACGTTCCAACACTTCAACTGTAAAATGTAAAACCAATTTCAAACTTATTCAGAAGTACTTCCatcgttccaaattactattcattttaacctttttttagATATCTACCTTTTACTTACATATCTAGACATACGTCTAAATTATATTAAAAGTTTTGTATGTAACCAAAACGAACtgtaacggagggagtagtacagGCTACGTCCACGGAGGCGAGGAATCTGAATTTTGCGAGAATCTGACCAAAACCCAAGATGCCGTGTTGCCACTCGCAAGAATCGGACATGGTGCTAAATGCAAGGCATGATAGATTCTTTGTACTTATGGTGAAAGGTCGACGCATACAGGTCATAATCTGCAGGCTCAAACCTAAGAAGCTATAGCTACCTATGGCCATAGCATAAATCCCTGACTTCTGCAACACCAAATTTGGAACAAACAGGTAGAAGCACTACCGTGTTTGCTCTGAAAATTTGAGTTTCTGACTTCCCCCTAAGTAACTTCTCCGTTTGGAACAAGCTATTCAACTATATACAGAGTCTGTACAGGGTGGAATTCCACAAAGAATCGGTAATCTGCAAGGAATTCTATTCCTCCTGTTAATATGCCAAGGTTCTTCTTGGCGTCGACGACTTGCTAATGCGTTTATTGATGATCCAATTATTTGTCTCCATTGCGTTGGAGAAGCCTAGCAGCTATGGTGATGCAGCTCCAAAAAAGAATGCTATCCTACATGCCTTATGAATGCTAAGGCAGCAAGGAGCATCACAGCACCGCAAGGGTTAAACTCATTCTAACTGGAGGGGATAGGAGCTGAGTTACTTCGTTCTTCTGTCAAGACAGCAACAGCAGTTTCCTCCCTTGATGGAACTTTAAGCCAAACCTTCATTGAGTCGTAAACAGTAAATCCTATGGCTACTGATGGCACCACCTGTGAATGAGTGTGTGAGATGTATATTTTGACATTAAACTCAGGATATTTGCTTAACTAACTAAAAAATGAAACGAGCATTATGTAAAGAATAGTTGCATGAGGCACTCTTAAAATACTACTAGTGAAGAATAGTCACACAACCAGAACAACAGTGGACAGCCTTGATAAAACTTTCTAACAACTTCATTATTCAGCTAAGCTAATTAATTGACAAAAAAGTGCAATTGCTTAATTGAAGTGAAGATTTTGGAGTCCGACAATAAAAATCAGAACTAGCTTGTCCAAAGTCAGGTTCTACAGTCAAGACAAATGGGAATTGCAGTGTTTCAATAGCTTCTGCTTACCTGTCACATTTGACTGGCAGctactttttttaaaaacacacacacacacacaactaaTAAACTTTAAATGGCGCAAAAAGGAAATATCTCACCTTCAAATAGTTGATAGATAGTCCTGAGAATAGTTGTCGCCAACCTTGCTGTTTCACTATCATAACTAGGCTTTCAAATGTTCCTCTCCCCACAAGGCTAGATGATGAAAGGGCCTGAACCTGAAAATGGTGCATCACATATTATTGTTTATAGAACATCTAAATTCTTCAGAGTCACATGCTATGAGCAAAACTATACCTGCATTTGCCGCCTAACAACATCAATGGGGTATGTTATTGTCTGTCCTAGCAAACCGGCAACTGATCCACAACCAAGTTTTGCTATGATAGCTTTCCTATGCTCTTCAGGAACATGACTCTTCATCGTCTCATAAAAGTAGAATTTAAGACCAGAGTAAGGGAAGATTCCATATAGTGATGGAGCTGAAGAACAACAAATCATAGTCAATAGAGGGTGAGTGTATTATAAACTGGATTTGAGGAAGCAGTGAAGTACAATATGTTCATACCCATGCCACGGTATAGGCCTTTCAATCCATTTTGTCTGTATATTGTTTTGACACAATCCCTGATCCCTTTGTAAACTTGTTCAGAGGGCATACATTCACTAAAACCGACATTCACTGCACCTTTTACCTGCATAGAGGATTACTAATTAGAAAAGTATTTACAATAGAAGGAAATGGGCTATACATTCATAAGAGTATGCTAGATAGATCCTATCAAACACAGCAATATCAGTCAAGTGATGCTGATCAGATCCTTGTGCAGAAAATATGCTGACCCATAGTACATCAAAGGTGACTTAAAACCCAACAGAAGAACCGCGGTTTTCCAGTTCAATGAAGGATGCAAGAAGGATTTGAACCAACCTGATA contains:
- the LOC101786747 gene encoding mitochondrial carrier protein CoAc2; this encodes MDARAGEAAETSGRGVGGAALPLAVRELLAGGVAGGVAKTAVAPLERVKILFQTRRAEFHGSGLIGSFQRIYRTEGILGFYRGNGASVARIVPYAALHYMAYEEYRRWIILGFPNVEQGPVLDLMAGSIAGGTAVICTYPLDLVRTKLAYQVKGAVNVGFSECMPSEQVYKGIRDCVKTIYRQNGLKGLYRGMAPSLYGIFPYSGLKFYFYETMKSHVPEEHRKAIIAKLGCGSVAGLLGQTITYPIDVVRRQMQVQALSSSSLVGRGTFESLVMIVKQQGWRQLFSGLSINYLKVVPSVAIGFTVYDSMKVWLKVPSREETAVAVLTEERSNSAPIPSS